The Bacteroidota bacterium DNA segment GGGAAGTTCGCCGGCTATTCCCGGATAGATTTTCACCCAGCCCAGGGGGTGTAAATCAGATTCCGTAAAACTTCGGGTAGTGGGAAATCCGGATTCAACTACTTTTTTTGTGATAGGATTTTTACCAAGCTCCATTGCCTTGCGGAATTGTTCGAAAAGTTCAGCATCTATCTGACGAATTGCCAGACCGATTGAATTATCGAAATAGGTTTTAAACCGTCCCAATCTGAGAAAACCTTTTTGTTGGCTTTGGTTTAACTGTTCCAGTAAATTTTCATAAAATTTTACCGTTTTTCCCTTTAAATCCGGTGACTTTGACAACCGGTTAATCTCATATTCAATGGAGGCCTTGCTGAATGCATTGATGCATTTCAACAGAGTACCTGACGGGTCATTTGAAAAACCGGCAAGGAAGTGATTTCTGATACCAGATTCAATGGAGAATGAAAAGCCAGTTTTAATGTTGGCAGGTAACAATTCACTCCATTGCGGTGACACTTGAGTTAGGTCAAACACCTTTTTCCTTGAAACATGTCGGATCTCGAGGTATTGTGCAGGAATAACAGTAGTGTCTGAGAAATGAAAATGGCGTGAATCCATCCCGTTTTCCTTGTCAGAAAGGGAACCAAACAGTTTGGTTTCTATATCCATTCCTGATAAATCTTTTCTCGCGTAATTCGTTCCTAATTTTGACTTGATGAAGGAAATCATATGGTTCATCTGAGCCTTTCCTTCTGAGTTTTCAGTCAACCAATGATAAATGATTGCTGTCCTGACAGCACCCTTAATTGTTGTTCCTGGAATAAAGGGGTTTCCCGCATTGGTTATAAACCGTGAAATAACCGACTTTTCATCGCTTCGACCGGTTATTGAACTCACCCGGGACACATAGGGTGTCAGATCGCCTAAATGCCCTGTCAGAAATTTTTTCAGGTCGAAATTTGAACGGGTATTGGAAATTTTTTCCTTAATTCCCTCCGTGTACCGATCAATCAAATCCGGGCTGATATTAATCAGGTCCTCAATGATTTTAGTTGTATCCAGAATCAGCAGGGAATTACCTTCAACAATAAAATCAGAGTACGGTGAAAGCACGTCCCCTTTTTCACTGCCGATAAAGATCGGTGTGATGGTTTCCAGAACCATCGGGTTGGTTTTAAGTTTTTCAGACATCATGATTCAGATACTCCGAATGGGATGGTAAAAGCAATTCCATTTCTGAACACCGGGTGATCGTTTCCGCTCTGTGCCGGTGATAGATCGACCAGACGGCCGTCGATTCCCGGTCGCCCGATGGCACCTTCCTTGCAGAACCGGGCCTGCTTGCGATGAAGATCCTGGTTTCCGAACCGGCCAAGAG contains these protein-coding regions:
- the csm5 gene encoding type III-A CRISPR-associated RAMP protein Csm5 gives rise to the protein MMSEKLKTNPMVLETITPIFIGSEKGDVLSPYSDFIVEGNSLLILDTTKIIEDLINISPDLIDRYTEGIKEKISNTRSNFDLKKFLTGHLGDLTPYVSRVSSITGRSDEKSVISRFITNAGNPFIPGTTIKGAVRTAIIYHWLTENSEGKAQMNHMISFIKSKLGTNYARKDLSGMDIETKLFGSLSDKENGMDSRHFHFSDTTVIPAQYLEIRHVSRKKVFDLTQVSPQWSELLPANIKTGFSFSIESGIRNHFLAGFSNDPSGTLLKCINAFSKASIEYEINRLSKSPDLKGKTVKFYENLLEQLNQSQQKGFLRLGRFKTYFDNSIGLAIRQIDAELFEQFRKAMELGKNPITKKVVESGFPTTRSFTESDLHPLGWVKIYPGIAGELPVPKTEMPVITVMTPPQGTKSGQSAAPTNRPSPSQGQVKAVITDSTSKPPRVKILEGPFLNAETILSGVNLNGLGLTAGHEVLVVLDVIKGKTLQKATYKGKV